The Neofelis nebulosa isolate mNeoNeb1 chromosome 1, mNeoNeb1.pri, whole genome shotgun sequence sequence ttCCCCACTCAAAATGGCCTAAAcacattcatgattcatgggaagaagCCAAAAGATCAACATGAACAAGAGTCTGGAAGAAACTGATGGCAACAAAGAGTTGGGTGCGAAACctactgagcgacccaggtgtcccccccgATATTTTCTAATATGAAGGCtagcaaacttttaaaattgtGGGTGAAGATTTCTCTGATGTGAGAGAAGCAGGAAATGTTGATCAAGAGCCAAGCTGTCATTAATTCTCCTGAATGGGAATAAGGGCTCACACTAATTTTCCTGGCCAGTGGCAGCTCTAGAAAGGAGAGCAGTTAGGTTAGCCAGCAGCATCTTTATCGAGTGCTTTCTCTGGAACATGTACCTCATTAGATCTAATCCCAGTGCTTCGGAATTCAAACTACAAACTCCCAAGCAAAACTATATACGCTAAAAGCCGTTCAAGTTGAATAATTTACAGTGGAAAGCAACTCCACAAGAAAACTCACCACCACGTCTCCCTCCTGTGGGAGGCTGTTTGCTGGCAGCCTATTTTTCTCCTCGTTGTTGTGGTATAGGGCTCCATCATTCCTCATCACCAGACTGTGGGCATCTCGGCCAAGAGGAATCTGATTCAAGTTAACTTTCTGAGTTGCGACGCCAATACCCCATATTcctaaaaaataatagtttaaatgCCCCCAAAATCTGAAGAATATGAAACAAGGGGTTGTTTTTAAGAGAgtgtaaattgtttttaaaagaaatggcacGCTATCActaaactattttttattaatttttttaaaaaacaaatcttttaacAGTAGTTTGCAAACTACCCTATATTCTCGACAGATGGAGTACAGCCTAGGAGATAAGAGAGGGCCCTGAAGCTGTAAGGATGAGGTTAAACCTTGGCTTAGCTATGTCCTCTGGGGCAAGTTATTTgacctctctctgcttcctcacctgtGAACTTGGGATTCTAACAGTACGGACTTCAAAAAGTTATTAAAAGATATAGCAAGGTAATCAAGTAAAGCACTTATAACAATGTAAGTATTCCCCCCACAATCGGTTAAGTGAAGCAGAGTATTTTTAGATGTTAGCTATTATCATCATCCCTACTCTctgaaagatgtttttaaaaagctacacgTTGAATTTAAAACGCCTAGGGTTCCAGTCAAGCACTACTTTGGAGAAGTGGGAAATTAGTCTTTAGTTTTTACATCTATATAATATGTGACAAATAATATAGGACCTGATCAAAATTATGGAGAGGAGAAAATTAAGGATGAAGTGTAAAATCATTTTCTTACCCGTGCCTTAAGTCAGTGGGCTTAAAATCTTTTGGTCTAAGCTGATTTTAAAGCAAGCAGCTCTCCCCTTAAGCAGCCAAACAGAATACCTAGAGCTCTGGATTTTGTCTCAAACTGTTTCCTTCTCAGTTTTTATCAAAATCAGTTAGGAGAAAATCTATAAATGGAAGAAGGTTTCAAGGTCATGTTGCCAATCGATTAATTTTTCTGAATTGAGCAAGACTATCAAAAAGTTGCATGTCTGGATATCACTGTCTGGGCTTCCTAAATAATCTGACTATGCAATTTATTCTCCAGAGTGGGACAATTTTAAGAGTAACAGAAGGTAATAATATTGATTTCATGGGACAACAGTTCTAGGCAGGGTTACTCTCCTTACCCCTAAAGAACTGTGCATGCTGTGATACATTTTGGCATAACTGCCTCAGGCTTTCATTGCGAGATCAATTTACAGACTCCAACAATGTATTCTCGGGGTGTCACTGAAGATGTCATCCTTTACAGAAAATCCACATAAAAATTTGTACTGGATTCAAAGATCtagaaaacatttgcttttcttgagaAAAGGTATTGTTTTACTTAAGATTTTAGTAGCCagagatattttataaaagaatggAGGACAgattcatatttatttcatatacttAGCAAAATCAGTATTTTGAACTAATTTAGAAAACAAGCTCCAGAAGGATGCTTTATACCATTCAAGCTTGTCGAGTAAAAGTATGATTTACTTCCCTCTACTTTTCCTATTCTACACTTATACTTACATTATTCATACTATATTTCACTAGCAATTTtttgtaataaagttttaaaaatatatttccccaTATTCAATATGGCTACAAGTTATCTAATCATTATTATAATACTCAAGCAGAAGTGTTGTATGATTCAAGAAACTCCGCAAGTTTTTAATGAGAAGTATAAACATTAGCCTTCTATCAGAATTCTAaatttgctggggcgcctgggtggcgcagtcggttaagcgtcagacttcagccaggtcacgatctcgcggtccggtccgtgagttcgagccccgcgtcaggctctgggctgatggcttggagcctggagcctgtttccgattctgtgtctccctctctctgcccctcccccgttcatgctctgtctctctgtcccaaaaataaaaataaaaaacgttgaagaattCTAAATTTGCTGATTGCTTCAGAAGACAATGAACTTGGGCATCTTAACAagaatcaagaggaaaaaaaaacggATCATAAGATTGATTTTATGCTAAGATAAAACATCAAGAGTCTACACCTTATATACTTGACCAAAGAAAACATTTAGTACCCAAAGGCGCATTTAGTACCCATTAATAACGCTAGTGCCTAACACTGACCCTGTGTGCCCTGTCTTTAAAACACTTTCATTGGTATAACTCATGTGAAGCAGGATTACAGTTCCTgtaatcccattttacaaataagaaaactgaaccTAAAGTGTAATTTAACTGGAACCACCCGAGGGGTGGGAAAAAGGGTCTTCCAAATAAGTTTCGTGCTTTTTTATTGCCTCATTAATCTTTTCCATATATCGAGAACTGCTCTTAATAGTTACAACAATTAGGACTTTTAATAGTAAAGGACCATTATACCGACCTGTGGACTGGATTTTGAATTCAAAGTAGCTTTTGTTTTGATGTAAAGGGGCACTGGCTAAACAACCTCCTGTTCCACatattcttcttccattttttacaATGACAACATCTGttcctaaataaaaaatacacagtgtgaagttttttattttcttatccagcAATCAAGGttactttctttcacttttaattccaaataaaaaaaatagtgatgctATATTTACTTTGAAATTTAGAAATGCTGATAAATTCAGAACAATTTTtacttctccccccgcccctttttccccctgagactgtttatattaatattcatttgCGGCTACAAATCCTGTTTGGGCAATTTAGTAGTAACTCAGTAGGAGGAGCACCAGAGGCGCTCCCCTCACCCGGGAACAGCTGACGAGTCTCGGGAGGCGGCAGCTCGGAGATTCCCGTGAAAATAGGTAGGTGCGCACAAGCACCTCCCGATGACAGGGGCAGACAGGGCTGCGTAGCCTTGAACACAGAACAGGGCCGAGGTAGAGTCCGCCGCGAGACGAAATGGGGTCGAGGGCAGCAACTGAGAGCAGAGAGCGGAGGGCGGCGCCCGGAGAGGCAGGGCCGCGCGTGGGCGTGTGGTCCCTTCGACCCCTCACTGCCCCCGACCCGCCGCGCCCCACCCGGCGTGGGCCGTTGGGTCTGGGGAACGGAGGGCCCTTACCCATGTGCTGCGTGTCCAGCTGCACCGCCGGCATCTCCTTCAGAGGGATGTGTCCCGTCCCGCCGTCCCTGCAGCACCGCAAGCAGCAGAACACCGAGGCAGCCATCACGCCAGGACCACCGACTCCGCCACCTTCGCTAGCCGCCGGCCGCCCCAAGCCCGCGGTGACACCGCCCCTACGCCTTCGCTCCGCCTCCCGCCCCTGCCCGAGCGCCGGAGGTATCTGTGTCGAGCGCGCAGACCGATACAGCGACGCCCCACGCCGGGAGGGCGCAGTGCAGTCAGAGGTGAAGCCGGCCTGTGCGGAAGATGCGGAGGATCTGCgcgtggggaggggcggggtcgagaagggggcggggctggaggcggagcaggggcagagggcgGGACGGGCGGGACGGGCGGGACGGGCGGGCAGGCGGAGGACGGTGTGCGCCTGCGCGCGGGGTCGTTTTTTTTTCCTCGGCGGGGCTTCAAGTTTGAGTTCTTATGTTGAGCAATGCTCAAGGCGTCGGCTTCTCCGCCTGGTCTGCAACCGTCCGATGCTGCGTTTTAAAAACTGTTCCCCCCAACTTTGACATTACCTTTAGGGATGAATCGACAGAATCAAGTCAGGCTGGGGGAGTGGAAGCCCCGAGGTTTTCCACACACTCCCATCCCCCCACGGCAAGCTCAGGCTGAGGTTTTCCACACACTCCCATCCCCCCACGGCAAGCTTAGGTGCAGAGATGCGCGTCCCGTGGCTCCTGATGCCATGCGGTTGGGGCTCCCAGGAGGCCGTCCAGGGAGGATACCTCTGGGAGGTACCGCTTGACGGGCCTCTGCCAAGCTCACCCTCTTCGTGGATTGGGGGTTTCTAGGAGTGTGAAGAGAACTCCCGAGGGAGCGAGGATGTCTGGTCCCCCAAAGGAAGACCTCGGTTCCTACCGTCTGCCCCTTTCTGCTTCCAAGTAGGAGGCCCACAGGGTGGTCATCTGTCATCTCCTTGCCTGCTTACATCATATGTGCCTGGTCGATTTCATATCtttaaatacaggggtgcctcggtggctcagtgggtttaacatcctactcttgattttggctcaggtcatgatctcatggtttgtgggttcaaacctgGTATGGGGCTCCACGGTGACAGTGcaaagcttgctttggattctttctcccccgTCTCGTTGCCCCTCTCCTTCTCGTGcacgtgcacacgctctctctctctctcaaaacaaataataaaataaactgtattttatttttttttatttttttattttattttttatttttttt is a genomic window containing:
- the SPRYD7 gene encoding SPRY domain-containing protein 7 → MAASVFCCLRCCRDGGTGHIPLKEMPAVQLDTQHMGTDVVIVKNGRRICGTGGCLASAPLHQNKSYFEFKIQSTGIWGIGVATQKVNLNQIPLGRDAHSLVMRNDGALYHNNEEKNRLPANSLPQEGDVVGITYDHVELNVYLNGKNMHCPASGIRGTVYPVVYVDDSAILDCQFSEFYHTPPPGFEKILFEQQIF